The Puntigrus tetrazona isolate hp1 chromosome 9, ASM1883169v1, whole genome shotgun sequence genome includes the window tttgttaaaaaaggTCTCAAATGATTTGTGATAGTCTTGGGAACTAGAAtagttttgttgtattttacagttttacagaaCAATGGGAGATAAAACCTTATATTAAAGAGACCTGGAACTGTATGACTCCAGTCAACTTTTTAAATCTCAGTGtcagcacatatatatatatatatatatatatatatatatatatatatatatatatatatatatgttgtatgtttGTCTTGTTTAGCCATGATTTATTTTCTGCTACAAAGAAAAAGACTTGGTTTTTACCAATTTGGTATGTTCTTGATAATACAGGAAGGGAGAAAGCTCAACATTTTATTGAAGTACTAATGCTCATAATTTACAATGCACCCTAACCTTTGTACCTCTTGCTTGGCTGACATGATTAGATCAGCCTTAAATTCTGAGTGTCATCAATTTCACAGTGTCTTGGTAAAAGCATCTCTTTGGAATGCTTTTATTTGAGCTTTTCCTCTTTTGCTTgttaatatcaaattaaatggACAGTCTAACAAGAGCAAGACTGAGGTCTCATCTACAGAATGAGTCTTTGAGCACCGACTCTCTCTGTTCTTTAGACTAAACAAGTTTCTGTGTCCCCAAAAAAGGACAGTGGTGTATCTAGTCTGCATACTTGTGACTCATTTTATAAcacatttgagtgtgtgtgtgtgtgtgtgtgtgtgtgtgtgtgtgagtgaatgtcCTTAAATACCTAATGCAGGTCTGTAGTAGTGACGTGGAGTGTGTTTTCTATTCAGGGTGTTGACTTTTTCCTCTttagtttctttctctttatttttttcaatatatattgtatttcaaTCTTCTTTAGGTTAACGGTGTCTTGTATTTTATGAACTGTAATGAGAGCtctgaatatataaaaactggTTCATTCAGGTGTGCTTAGACAATTGCGGTTtgatcacatttaaataaacagattcAGGTATTACgtcttatataatatatatatatatatatatatttcaattttttgtcCAATTGACATCAGTTTTATTTCAAGCCAAATGAGTTTTCACAGTGACTTTTGCTATATGAAGAAATAACTTCAAAAAGGGGACTGATGTATAAAAAAGTGCTGATTATTTTGCATGAGGGAGTGTAGAACTGTAGTATGCAAAATTCTGTTCGACTTAAGCATTGTTGTTGACTGCTTGATtgaagtaatgaacactgtctgATTGCCATCAGCGGTTCAACAATAACATTATGAATGCACAGCCTTAACCAAGATGCTGGGCGTGTTTTTTTATGGtaaattcacaatttttaaaaatgtgataatataACTTGAATTTCTAACGTGCACTGTATTATTATCTTACACAAAACAGTTTGTGGTTAATATAGATATTAAACAGTGCCTTTAAGGGCAGGAGCTGGGCTGACTCTTATGATCTCCAACCTAAAACATGTTTGAGACATGCAGCATATTTTGCTCTGGGTTTGGCCATTATTTAGTTCTTTAGATCTGCTCGGATCATTTCTGTTGTAAGACTTTGACACCACCCTATATAACTTGTTGTTACTATATAAGACAGATTGACAGATTGCTGAATAGCACAGCCGAATACCGGTTTTACATGTCATTGTGTTTTCAATATTGTAGCTGATTTGAAACATATTTTAGAATCATGAATGAATGACTGCAGTATGGTCTAAAGtgtttactaaaacatttaactGTCTTCCTGTTTTTCCCCCAGAGCACAAAGTCATTATTGTTGGGCTGGACAATGCAGGAAAGACCACCATACTTTATCAGTTGTAAGTACTATTGCAATAGTTAGAATTTAGTTAGCAATCTTGTAGTCCATTCTTGATTTAAACAGTTATAATTTAAAGTTTTGATTCagtaaaaccaataaaaaataactgataaataacctctttttatattagaatatatattagCATGTTACTTAAACCGGTGAAGGTGCAGCTAAATGTTCaccattatttactcattatttacagttgtactgcttaatatttttagtggaaactgatttatttatttatattttctacgTTTACTTGATGAATAGAAAggcattgatttaaaatagaaatcttttggaACCTTGTAAATGTCTACACTGTCACctgtgatcaatttaatgtgttcttggtgaataaaagtatacattttcttataaaaaaagatttccaaACATATACACAAGTTTTATGCAATGGCGTGATTACATAATGCAAATTACGGggtcatttttatctttatctgtGGTGTTGTTCTTTTTGTGCTCATTTGATTTTTGTAATCTCCAGTTCGATGAATGAGGTGGTGCACACTTCACCCACCATAGGCAGTAACGTGGAAGAGATTGTGGTCAATAATACACATTTCCTTATGTGGGATATTGGTGGACAGGAATCACTCCGCTCCTCTTGGAACACTTACTACACTAACACAGAGGTATCTGAGACGGCTGTATGATCAACTGATGTGGAATTATAAAGAGGACATCTCATGAATGTTTTTCTGCTGTGTAGTTTGTGATCGTGGTCGTGGATAGCACAGACAGGGAGAGAATCTCAGTGACCAGAGAGGAGCTCTACAGGATGTTAGCCCATGAGGCGAGTATATGTATGTCACTATAACCGGTGTTAAAGCGCACATATTTGCTGAAGGACTTTTCAGACGGTCTGAATTTCTCTTCCGCTCCCATTATCACCCTGCTTGGTTTCAattcctctttctctttattaGGATCTAAAAAAAGCCGGTTTGTTGATTTTCGCCAACAAGCAAGATGTGAAGGGTTGTATGACTGTTGCTGAGATTTCCCAGAGTCTTCAGCTTACCTCTGTTAAAGACCATCAGTGGCACATCCAGGCCTGCTGTGCTCTCACTGGAGAAGGGTAAGACCACAAAAACATGGAACACAAAGATccagttaaatgttttttcagtaGAGAAGATGTAATGAGTAACAGATTGCGTAAAGTCTACTGTTCTAGTCATTTTGGCTGAACATAGCATGGATGGAAGTGGTGAATCAGTTTTAGGCGTCTAAAGGTTGCTTAGACGCCAATTGCCATTAGACAAATGCAGACatgctttttgtgtttctaGCCAATGCTTGGTTTTTTTGCCTATTTTCACAGAATAATCACACTTTGTAAATCATAATTCTGATGTAAAAATCTGAGACTATGACACAAAAGTCTTTAATGGGTTAGTTCATCAAAATATGTTGTCTTTCTAGATAAGGGGGCACTCGAACTTGTGACCTCATATTGCGCAGTTGCACTTTGGTAGATGAGTCGACTCTCTTTTATCTCGCGACTTGTACTTTTTGTCGTTTAGACTTTTTGGTAATATTATGACAAattcaaaattatgaaaaccaaaaatatctGGATTTTGTCACAGAAGTACAAAATTATAATCATGGCAGTCAAATTGTTAGAATGAtagttcaaatgaaataaagaatcattgacaaaaaatgttgaaatggtAAAAAAGTGGAAATTAATAGCCAAAAGGTCAACTTAGTATGtcataaattgtattttttaacttGAACGTTTTGATTTCTTTGTTATTGATTCATCTACCAAAGCATGACTTCTGGTTATAGGGAAAAGAGCTTCCATAGACAACCCTGACCGATGCAAAATCTCACAAAACGTATCAAAGCAAAttcaaatgacctttttttaaactccGTTCTGACGGCTTTGTGGTCTTGTGATCTGCAAGTAAGTCAAATTGATTTATATCGCACATTTATCGCAGCAGAGCCTAACCAACGTGCTGAACGGAGTCAAAAAGAGCACGTTTGTATCTGAAAGCGTGGTTGGGCATTCATGTTTGCTGCACCTCATTTTATGGCCAGGGTCGTTAGTTCAGAGGCTTTTccctgactgacagacagaaagcacaaatgcatttctttgtccgatttacagaaagaaaaaaaaaggagcatTGTTAACTGAGCTGAATGTGTCTTTCCTGTCCGCAGGCTCTGCCAGGGTCTAGAATGGATGATGTCACGGCTGCGAGTgagatgacctctgacctcagatAGCAGCAcgctctctctctatctttcccACCGGACGTGGAGGCCGGCTGTCGCTCACTGTGAAGGTGACCCAGCGACGTCACCAGAACttgtttgattaatttattacagATTATTGGGGCCTGTGAACAAACAATCCGCAATTTACTAACTTAAAAAAGCCAGGACTTGCGAGACAGCATAAATCCAGTGTTTTACTGCGTGAATGGCCGTTGAAAGAGTAACGGGGGTGGGCACAGACCTTGGACTCTAGCTGAGCGGAACCCTTCCTGGAGTGGCCTCGCTGCTTTGCCCAGCTACCCAGTGTGTACAGTCCAGTATTTTCATTAACCTTGTGCCTGCACCTGACTCTCTACGTCCTCTGGACTGAGGAGACACATTACCATGCAAGAGGAGACTGCACTCATGtaaaatacaactaaataaagtgtttttatctGTCACGACAGGTGTTTCACACTTTGATTCTCCACAGAGTTTCCCCCGTGGAGCTTTAAGCGCTGTCAAAATTGACAATGTTGAGCTTGGTGAGTTGTCGCAGTTCTCTTGCTACCTCTAGGGGGCGACGCAAAACGAAAGGAAACTTCTGGTGGTTGTTGAAAaggaatttaaaatttttaactttaaagaaaaagaagttaTGCATTTAAGAAAGATGTGAGCTTAATCTTTAGAGTATTTCAATACATACCACAATGCGTTTAGATaacactcttaaaaacaagGTTCCAATAAATGTGTTCACAGTAATGTCGTACTGCAGACCAATCTTTTTGGTTCGCTAaaccagtggttctcaaactttTTACAGTACCCCCTGGGGCATTTAACATTCTTCAGAGTACGGCCGGTTAGACCGCAGTCACACCTTTGCCATAACGGGTCAATATTTTCCACCTTGAaggaattctgtcatcatttactcaccctcgagtaggtccaaatctgtatgaatttctttcttctgccaaacacaaaggaagatattttggtctccgggctgttttgggtcaacgctgatttagcatttttttccccctagtATGGAAGTCAATGACGACCGAAAACAGCCTGtcacaaactttcttcaaaatatcttcctttgtgttcgggagaacaaatAAACTCATACATGTTTGGAAATGCATGAGGGTGAGTCacgagtgaactattcctttaaattgatttacagatgtttttttttacctttaggCAAAGTTTTTCTAGCCTTATAAATTTTAGGCTATGTCATGTTTTATGTCATATTCTTACAATTCCACTaagtgtattattaaataaagcaataattgATGGAAAAACGAAGTGATGCTTGTAAACGTAAAACTAAAATGGCCAGTAGGTGGTGGTGAGTCGAGGCGTCATgtcgttcattcattcagtgaGGAGGCTATGGGTTGTTAATCACAGACTCTCTGAATCGTTCAAAACTAACGTCAATTCCTTTCGCGAAAACTTCTGTTGCAATTTCAGTGGAGCTattatttcatgaaaatatCATATTgacaatattgttttgaaactgaatgctacatttaaaatttttagttaaaaacaccagttctgaacataaaaacaatacatcgCAGATAAATGTTACTGCAGATTTCGGTGGAGCTCCTATTATTTCgatgtaaaatataacatattgacaatattgttttgaaactgaatgctacatttaaaatttttagttaatattaactttttttgttgtcatttaaaatcTGTCACTTTACAATCGTTCGGATATTCTGGTAAAACTGCATTCTTGTATTttgaacataaaaacaatacatcgCAGATAAATGTTACTTTCTTAACAACGGTTTCTTAAATCGGTCTGAGTGCTATTAAGTGAAATCTACTTATACTGTACTATTTAGATATAATAAATAGCAGTGTGATTTGCTAAAGCAGCATATTTAGCGTTTACGGCATTCCAAGAAAGCAATTCTTAAAGAACTTTTATGTAGAATATTTATAAAAGGTAAATAACTTTTTCCACTATAAATGTTGTGTATTGAACCTTCAATGCCAATAACacgcttttattttaaagagtagttttatttaaatgtaaagaacaaggtttttttattcttattattttaaatatgtatctCAAAATCTAATTAAGGAATGCAAAAATGGCATCAAAGccaaatattatttgtatttatttttaagtcaaagttttttgggtttttttgacgTCCattaattgttgttgttgagctGTCATGCTGGTGCACTCCACACTGAAGAGTCCTTGACCCGTGACTGACTCTCTCGTGTAGAACATCAGTGCCTAATAATGACACGCGAGACACCATTATATTGATAGGTATTTTTGTATCtgaagcacaaaaacacattgagTCTGTTAAAACTCATAAACTTAGTGTActtgttatataaaatgtaaaaaaaaaaaaaaaaaaaaaaactgtgcaataACATTTTCACTACTTTGACAGAATGCTGTTCCTGTACAACTCACCTACTTTCTGACATTTGATGTAACAGATGATGTTCGTCTAGATAGTTATAGTTAATTAAGTTTAATTTCGTGAGTCATGGTAAACATGTTTTCTCTAGCACAGTATCTCATCTGTGTACCgcagtgttttgttttccagaGTGAGAGatgtggttttatttaaacgAGGAGTCATCCAAGGTGTTTAAATACTCATCCTCAGCTGTtcagacagttttttttccccaatgaCTAAGCTTCAAAGCCTCATGCCACTGCGCTGAAGAATTGTTTATAAGCACAGTAGTACGTGTTTTTACCTGTTCTTATAGTATCACTTTACATcctgtacactgtaaaaagtgatAACTTTTAAATTAGTCAGACTTTAGCTTGGAAACCAATTCTCACTCTTGAccaactattaactacaacataATTTGCAGCTTATCGATAGGGTAAGAAGGGATctaaaagacattaatatgtaataataaacagccaatatgctagtaatatacAAGCAAATAGTTGATATAAGAACTGGTCCCTAAACTAATGTATTAAGTTTTGTTGGTATTAATGGATGTATTTCGGTAGCAGTAGTGCCATACAgcttcttttagtttttatttccttATATTTTCtgggatttttatttaaaaaaaaaaaaaaaatgttttttttttgtttttttggttttttttgcagttatgttgtgcttttttttaatggtttgtgttttttaatacattaatatacttaattttttcatagatttttggttttttgattttcatttgaataaaatgaaaacaaaacaaatattcaatcacatgagccaatatgTTATTCACAATGAGAATAAATGTGACGCCCACAGGTCTCAAAATAGTTGGCACGGGGGCATGCTTACCATGTTGTagcatctcctcttcttttctaaatattttgaagaCACGTGGGCATCAAGGATATAAGTTTATGTAGTTTTGGTGTTGGAATTTGGTCCCTTTATTGTCTGATATAagtttccagctgctgaagagtttgtggtcATCTAGAAGTGCAGCCAGGCCTATTCAGCACCCGGACTCTTTTACTGAGGCCACGCTGTTGTAATAGTTTCAGTATGTGGTTTTGccttgtcctgctgaaatataCAAGGCCTTccctaaaaataaacattgtctggaggggagcatatgtttcagcattcatagtACCTAAAGCATGCGAGCTTGGCCTACAGGTTTacatatggcttcctttttgcaTAATAGAGCTTTGGTCTTCAACTGCAGATGGCATGACAGATTGTGGTTAATGACAGCGGTTCCTGGAAATTGTCCCGTGTCCATTTAGTAATGTCAGTGATAGAATCATGCCGTGGAGTGATGCAGGGTCGTGCCTGAAGACCACGGGCATCCAACAACATCTTCAGCCTTGTCCCGTTTGCGCAACGATTTCTGCAGTTTCTCTAAATCTTTTGATGATGTTGTGCACTGTAGATGATGAGGTTTGTATATCCTTTGCAATCTGACTTTGAGGAACATTGTTTTTTGAAGAATTCCACAATTTTTTCACAGATTGGATTGCCTCTgcccatctttacttctgagagactgAGCCTCTCCAAGACGTCCATTTTCCAGCTAATCGTGTTACCTGTATCAGGTAACAAATTAGTGAATAAAAGTGTGCAATTTCTGTTTAAACACTTATGTTCTTTATGTGGCCCATGTTATGTGAAAAGTCCATTCGTTTTTACTTGACTATAATAACCCTGTCCTATAAAACCCCTGGTATATCTGTTAATATTGTAATGCCATTGCAATattaacatacataaaatacatttagaaaattctGCTAGTtcgttaaaaatgtttttatttcattaaaataaatgacaaaaaaactatttttattaaactttttttgtagaCGCATGAagtgtaaatgatttttaatgtgcaaataTGCTGTGTATATGAACAAGTCTATCTGGACATTGGTGTGATCGGTGTCAGTGCTGGCTTCTGCAGAGATGAGCGCTGTGCAGGTCCATCACTGTGGTATGAGGACACGCAGTCACAGCTGCCTCTGTCATTCAGCTCCGCCCCGCGCCTCACGATGGACATCTGAGGAACTGCAGGACTTCTGAATGGGAATGGCGGGAGGACGTCACTATAAAATTGTTGCATATATCACGTGTCTGGAGGTTTATAAGAGCAGtgtattgttgaaactgttCCTGAGACGCAATGATATAATGCGCTAAAGGAAATGGATCTATGGCCTCTGTGGCTGAACTTCATTATACCCTCTTACTGCCACTCAGGGATGCTTTAAAAATAGTGTCAGCTGTATTTTTGAGCGTCCCTGAATAGTTTTAATACTGTAACATGCTCGTCAGAATTAGATTAGACCCCAAAGAGCACAGGACGGTGAGACAGCTGCTGTCTGTGTGCTGAAGCACTCTGTAGACTACAGAGATCTGTAGAACCTCTTGctaaaaagcaatttttaatgAGCCCCTTAgataatgtatgtgtgttataCAATGATTTTCAAGGGGGTTTACGTCTTTTCGGGAGCAGCATAACGTACTGCATAAACAGAGTATTTGTAATGTTGCTTTATCATATTCTCAAAAACTAATCTTAATGAAAAATGTGAGAGCAAtttactgttgctatggttaccatTTGAGTTaatgtgcttattttttgttacttacaTTCGTTTTTTTACTGGGGGCGTTTGTAGGTTTTcatcagtattttaaaaagtatgcccatattttaatacttttatagaTATGCCGTCAAAACTTGTCTCTTGTTGTTCTctatttttaagtgttctttAACAATGAGTCAAACTAATTAAACTGATTCGTGAGCTGACGTTAATTCAGACCAAATCTAGCATTGCTAGTTCTGATTCTGACGGCTTCACAGACCAGGCTTAAGTTTAGTCCTAAACTAAATGTCAATCTGGGctgtttcagctgaaagaaacttgcagtgactgatcttaaaacatgtcagtgtttGTGCATTGACTTAAGGATTAAGCATTGACCACACCAGCATTTTCTTATACTTGAATGTCCtaatggcctaatcctggtttatgCTAAGACCTGTCTATGAAACTGGGCCGTATTTGGAGTAATATTTGGGGCTTGTGCTCTAACTAATTTGTAACCTAACTTTAAATCttactgaaatgtttaaaacccCTATTGAAAAGTATATtatacttaaaaagaaaaaaatacacagttttatCAGAATTAACCCCTTAATTATCGTATAATTCCCACTCTGGTATTGACAAGAATAAAACAACTGTGAGAAATTGTAGGTGAATGCTGAACCAAATAGAATGTAAAGACATTTCATGTCAAAATACAGTCAAAGAACATTTAAGCAAAatccaaaagaaaataaaaagggaaTATGCAGACATTTATATTGCACTTAGTTATGTAATTCACTTATGATGGAATGTACACATGAGTATAGTACCTATAGATAGAATATTCACTGAGAATCAAATCATTCTTATCCTGATTCTAATTAGGTGAACAAGTCAACAGTTTATTTCCCTCTTGCCCCCAGCCTTGACCTGATTTCAGCCTTTGGGTTCCATGTACACTTGGATGCAAACCAGTCACCTCAAGAAGTTTCTCTGGCCATCTTCACACTTCACAGAGAAAACCTAATTTTATCTCAACTACTCCTCATACTGATTCATACCTCCACAGAACTGCATCTTTGTGAATGCAAGATCCCTGCAATCCCCTCATTCAAAGAAACCAGGTATAttgcagtgttttcttttctcttcctcATAGTTGTATTACTGATGATTTGCTG containing:
- the arl5a gene encoding ADP-ribosylation factor-like protein 5A: MGIIFTKLWRLFNHQEHKVIIVGLDNAGKTTILYQFSMNEVVHTSPTIGSNVEEIVVNNTHFLMWDIGGQESLRSSWNTYYTNTEFVIVVVDSTDRERISVTREELYRMLAHEDLKKAGLLIFANKQDVKGCMTVAEISQSLQLTSVKDHQWHIQACCALTGEGLCQGLEWMMSRLRVR